One part of the Thermococcus sp. genome encodes these proteins:
- a CDS encoding hydrolase: protein MGYKWVVFDVDGVLIDVRESYDIATKLTAEFFLGILGRREVVCLDHVRKLRLKGSFGDDFKVSEALVILALAGDLGRIESLPDGVTIGEIRDEYGIGLETEDVERVFNTFYLGEQFDGMAFPSRGLWRKEKPIVKRGLLRELEKRYKTGVLTGRSKLELKLAEEIIGYRFKRAITRELYLKPDPRALWELVGGEYGVYIGDTRNDELLVENYRREYGEFDFIMVGRDVSNVNQAIEEILALNKTAAGSDVLSENSLSERG from the coding sequence ATGGGGTATAAGTGGGTGGTCTTTGACGTTGATGGAGTCCTCATAGACGTACGGGAGAGCTACGATATTGCCACCAAGCTAACGGCGGAGTTTTTCCTTGGTATCCTCGGCAGAAGGGAGGTGGTATGTCTGGATCACGTCAGGAAGCTCAGGTTAAAGGGCTCCTTTGGCGACGACTTCAAGGTCAGTGAGGCCCTCGTAATCCTGGCCCTGGCAGGGGATCTTGGGAGGATAGAGAGCCTCCCGGATGGAGTAACCATTGGGGAAATACGTGATGAGTATGGGATAGGCCTTGAGACAGAGGATGTGGAGAGGGTCTTCAACACGTTCTACCTGGGGGAGCAGTTCGATGGGATGGCCTTCCCATCGCGCGGGCTGTGGAGGAAGGAAAAGCCCATAGTTAAGAGGGGTCTCCTCCGTGAGCTGGAAAAGAGGTACAAAACCGGAGTCCTGACAGGGAGGAGCAAGCTTGAACTGAAGCTTGCCGAGGAGATTATCGGGTACCGGTTTAAGCGCGCGATCACGAGGGAGCTCTACCTGAAACCGGATCCGCGGGCCCTCTGGGAGCTGGTCGGTGGCGAGTATGGGGTTTACATTGGTGACACCCGTAACGATGAGCTTCTGGTGGAGAACTACCGCAGGGAATACGGGGAGTTTGATTTCATCATGGTTGGCAGGGACGTCTCCAACGTTAATCAGGCAATTGAAGAAATTCTTGCTCTGAACAAGACTGCCGCAGGGTCGGACGTTCTGTCCGAAAACTCTCTAAGCGAACGGGGGTGA